In the Moraxella osloensis genome, one interval contains:
- a CDS encoding TerD family protein, which produces MKHADNNTLESTSADTSSQQPSKPKTTILYSDLTDDSPITSVKSPDNLTASTTTETYQIISTQFADPTPAPPVEIIAPVNSPNLTDKNTNQAGVASTSPLHHSLHKTPKINPMTDDKILQKSHQLAITQDDQLEDDKTATGTAVAHMDVVLKQWYFTVQWQQTQMPKSGLYNKFKKRTQAIDIDLSCLLCNRYGEVIETVWFKNVRDKAQSVRHQGDELLGKKPFGAMDDRKQDPDNHQSTKINDANLNQESMVLFLSKLPPQVFHVVMIVSSYHGYALSKAKQASCQLSDDEGNVISELAFTKLPTDTKALWFASLTRSADSWRYNTEHQPLDNNKMALMEKEVSEKLVRTAR; this is translated from the coding sequence ATGAAACATGCTGATAATAACACCCTTGAATCCACTAGTGCCGACACCAGTTCACAGCAGCCTAGCAAGCCAAAAACCACGATTTTATACAGTGATTTGACGGATGATTCACCTATCACATCTGTCAAATCGCCTGATAATCTGACAGCCAGCACTACCACAGAGACCTACCAGATTATTTCGACGCAGTTTGCCGACCCAACGCCAGCGCCACCAGTTGAAATAATAGCACCTGTCAATTCACCCAATTTGACCGATAAAAACACCAATCAGGCAGGAGTGGCAAGCACCTCGCCGCTACACCATTCGCTACACAAAACGCCAAAAATCAATCCCATGACTGATGACAAGATTCTGCAAAAAAGTCATCAGCTAGCAATCACCCAAGACGATCAGCTTGAAGATGATAAAACAGCGACAGGTACAGCCGTCGCGCATATGGATGTGGTACTCAAGCAGTGGTATTTTACCGTGCAATGGCAGCAAACGCAGATGCCAAAATCGGGGCTTTACAATAAATTTAAAAAACGCACGCAAGCCATAGATATAGACTTATCCTGCTTACTTTGTAACCGATATGGCGAGGTAATCGAAACCGTTTGGTTCAAAAATGTCCGTGATAAAGCGCAGTCCGTGCGTCATCAAGGTGATGAATTATTGGGCAAAAAGCCATTTGGCGCTATGGATGACCGCAAACAAGACCCTGACAACCATCAAAGCACAAAAATCAATGATGCCAACCTCAATCAAGAAAGTATGGTGCTTTTTTTAAGTAAGCTTCCGCCGCAAGTATTTCATGTGGTGATGATTGTGTCATCTTATCACGGCTATGCGCTTAGCAAAGCGAAACAAGCGTCTTGTCAGCTCAGTGATGATGAAGGCAATGTGATTAGTGAGTTAGCTTTTACCAAACTGCCGACTGATACTAAGGCCTTATGGTTTGCTAGTCTGACCCGTTCTGCCGATAGCTGGCGCTACAACACTGAGCATCAACCTTTAGACAACAACAAGATGGCGCTAATGGAAAAAGAAGTGAGTGAAAAATTGGTACGTACGGCCAGATGA
- a CDS encoding helix-turn-helix transcriptional regulator: MSKSLANNATATTARQWQILSQLDRKRWLGTTHIKEQLDLMGFDISLRTIQRDLNALATRFPIEKNNTNPQGWRWREDAPMQSLPHMNLSQALAFSMMRHNLTQLLPPAILDELIPWFDLANRQLKESKVVNTWLDRVRILSANQPLIPPSVNPAAKDAVYDALFQNKKLIACYKARGREEAQKYTLNPLAIVQRGVVIYLIASRTDRASDDVRQFALHRFESAEVSASDAQTPKDFNLDNYINTGAMGFNYPLFQKLMPDSEKNNHEPPIQQVHLLFHPLSGASLLESPLSTDQQSWEDDEGLHITATVSMTSQLVWWLRGFGKGLRKIEPEILSIAVFETQTPNQQAPNQQPTAQTISE, translated from the coding sequence ATGAGTAAATCGCTTGCCAACAATGCAACCGCAACGACGGCTCGGCAATGGCAAATCCTCTCACAGCTGGATCGCAAACGTTGGCTCGGTACCACCCATATCAAAGAACAGCTTGATTTGATGGGTTTTGATATCAGTTTGCGAACCATTCAGCGAGATTTAAACGCTTTGGCAACGCGTTTTCCGATTGAAAAAAACAACACCAATCCACAAGGTTGGCGCTGGCGAGAAGACGCACCGATGCAAAGCTTGCCGCACATGAATTTGTCGCAAGCGTTGGCGTTTAGTATGATGCGCCATAATTTGACCCAGCTATTACCGCCGGCTATTTTGGATGAATTGATTCCGTGGTTTGACCTAGCGAATCGGCAACTCAAAGAAAGCAAAGTAGTAAACACTTGGCTCGATAGGGTGCGTATCCTGTCAGCCAATCAACCGCTCATCCCGCCATCGGTCAATCCAGCCGCCAAAGACGCAGTGTATGACGCATTGTTTCAAAATAAAAAACTCATCGCCTGTTATAAAGCGCGCGGGCGAGAGGAAGCACAAAAATACACCTTAAATCCGCTAGCCATTGTGCAGCGTGGGGTGGTGATTTACTTGATTGCCTCACGAACTGACAGAGCGTCTGACGATGTGCGCCAATTTGCTTTGCACCGTTTTGAAAGTGCGGAAGTGAGCGCAAGCGACGCGCAAACCCCAAAAGATTTTAATTTAGACAATTATATCAACACAGGCGCGATGGGGTTTAATTACCCGTTGTTCCAAAAGCTCATGCCTGACAGTGAAAAAAACAACCACGAGCCTCCCATACAGCAAGTGCATTTATTGTTTCATCCGTTATCGGGGGCAAGTTTGCTTGAAAGCCCATTATCAACGGATCAGCAAAGTTGGGAGGATGACGAAGGATTGCATATTACAGCCACAGTCAGCATGACGTCGCAGCTAGTATGGTGGCTACGTGGTTTTGGTAAAGGACTGAGAAAAATCGAGCCTGAAATTTTATCAATCGCCGTCTTTGAAACCCAAACGCCCAACCAACAAGCGCCTAATCAACAACCCACCGCCCAAACAATAAGCGAATAA
- the recJ gene encoding single-stranded-DNA-specific exonuclease RecJ: MLTVTPRFIATQIDEIPRDLQPLAQTSMTLARVLAGRGVQDVANLDTAFNKMLPANSLTGITKAVALLDKAIDTQQKILIVGDFDCDGATSTALMVRVLREMGAKVEFLVPDRFKYGYGLTPEIVALGIETYHPDVIVTVDNGISSHAGVELAKAKGLTVIITDHHLTTQAAPNADAVVNPNQLGCAFASKSLVGVGVAFYVLGNLAKVRRQANKSTTQVSRYIDLVALGTVADVGVLDQNNRILVHQGIQAIKQGRCCVGILALLEQASRQAADITAQDFGFILGPRINAAGRMDSMRIGIDCLLTDDWGEAQRLAHQLDNLNQERRQVEQGMRQQADSVLRTLDNPSEQSAVNQVTHPKRSIILYQDEWHQGVIGIVAGRLKESYHVPAIVFAPADTALIEDDDPIKGSARSIEGIHIRDAIESVAQTYPELISHFGGHAMAAGLTIKRKNFEPFCKAFDEVIAAVADEVFAETLYSDGELTAHEFTVDFVDSLQTLAIWGHGFVPPIFDGVFVVQDYRVLKERHLKLWLSYPDVPFTIEAIWFNADFDAIALSTINRSVSKVHLLYELEKNLFNGQTKLQLRVKKGVLL, from the coding sequence ATGTTGACTGTGACTCCCCGTTTTATTGCGACCCAGATTGACGAGATTCCCCGCGATTTACAGCCCTTGGCGCAGACATCGATGACATTAGCCCGCGTTTTGGCTGGGCGGGGCGTGCAAGATGTGGCAAATTTAGACACCGCCTTCAATAAGATGTTACCTGCAAATTCGTTGACAGGCATTACCAAGGCCGTGGCGCTACTTGATAAGGCGATTGATACGCAGCAAAAAATACTGATTGTAGGTGATTTTGACTGCGATGGCGCGACCAGCACGGCACTGATGGTAAGGGTGCTCCGTGAAATGGGCGCGAAGGTTGAGTTTTTGGTGCCCGATCGTTTTAAGTACGGTTATGGACTGACGCCAGAAATTGTTGCGCTAGGTATTGAAACCTATCATCCTGATGTCATTGTCACGGTTGATAATGGTATCTCTAGCCATGCGGGGGTCGAGCTTGCCAAAGCCAAAGGGCTAACGGTGATTATTACCGATCATCACCTGACAACGCAGGCGGCACCAAACGCCGATGCCGTGGTCAATCCCAATCAGCTGGGCTGTGCTTTTGCTAGTAAATCATTGGTAGGGGTTGGGGTGGCATTTTATGTGCTAGGCAATCTTGCCAAAGTCAGACGCCAAGCCAATAAATCCACTACCCAAGTGAGTCGCTATATTGATTTGGTGGCACTCGGCACGGTGGCGGATGTGGGCGTATTAGACCAAAATAATCGCATTTTGGTGCACCAAGGTATCCAAGCCATCAAGCAAGGTCGTTGCTGTGTGGGTATTTTGGCGTTGTTGGAGCAGGCGAGTCGGCAGGCAGCTGACATCACGGCTCAAGATTTTGGTTTTATTTTGGGACCACGCATCAACGCCGCAGGTCGTATGGATAGTATGCGAATTGGCATTGACTGCTTACTGACCGATGATTGGGGGGAGGCACAGCGGCTTGCGCATCAGCTCGATAACCTCAATCAAGAGCGCCGCCAAGTCGAGCAGGGCATGCGACAACAAGCCGATAGTGTATTAAGGACGCTTGATAATCCATCTGAGCAAAGCGCTGTAAATCAAGTAACGCATCCCAAACGCAGTATTATTTTGTATCAAGATGAGTGGCACCAAGGGGTGATTGGTATCGTGGCAGGTAGGCTAAAAGAAAGCTACCATGTGCCTGCTATCGTGTTTGCGCCTGCTGATACGGCATTGATTGAAGATGACGATCCTATCAAAGGCTCCGCACGCTCCATTGAAGGCATTCATATCCGTGATGCCATTGAATCAGTCGCGCAAACCTACCCCGAACTTATTAGCCACTTTGGGGGGCATGCGATGGCGGCAGGTCTGACAATCAAACGAAAAAACTTTGAGCCGTTTTGTAAAGCGTTTGATGAGGTAATTGCAGCGGTGGCGGATGAGGTATTTGCAGAGACGTTATATAGCGATGGTGAATTGACAGCCCATGAATTCACGGTCGATTTTGTAGATAGCTTGCAGACGTTGGCTATTTGGGGACATGGTTTTGTGCCACCGATATTTGATGGGGTGTTTGTGGTGCAAGATTATCGGGTGTTAAAAGAGCGTCATTTAAAATTATGGTTATCGTATCCCGATGTGCCTTTTACGATTGAAGCGATTTGGTTTAATGCTGACTTTGACGCGATAGCTTTGTCTACCATCAATCGCAGTGTGTCAAAAGTGCATTTACTCTATGAGCTTGAGAAAAATTTATTTAATGGACAAACCAAATTGCAGTTAAGAGTAAAAAAGGGTGTGCTCCTCTAA
- a CDS encoding TonB-dependent receptor domain-containing protein yields MRYTCQTSPRFIKKPFFNIHPMTQSVLVIIGMSMTGVSAHAATSEAANGEAESTLPSLTFTTTATKTPTLVKNTIAQTTVIDEEQLQRYRGQSVLDVLRGKAGFYIKQNGGDGTLSNFSIRGLSAKNVAVLIDGIRYTSLSNGYAELALLPADQIDRIEVLYGASGSSLYGADATAGVIQIFTKGQNAQQSNIALTLGTGSEDSYKGQLTGQYVNNGTTISLSTGYDKTNGINISSPNNSYASSIDSDKDGFNSKNISFVAKHRYNENIEVGITGMKAKSNSDLDGGNYQDIHAEQENGSANGFINYQQDKFSASLKYGESIDESKSYFSSTPSEFNTKQKQTNLQLGYQLPVGQIIGGAEYLKQNFDGDASYTNHDRNTKSGFLGYQVSQPKYDAQANIRYDKNTQYGNKTTYNLGGAYHVLPNTRVGASYATGFRMPSFNDLYGHSEGYSWKDVYYPGYIGNENLKAETSKNWEAFIEHSNAYQTTRLTGFQSKIEDGIIPLTLASGDKTRTNRAETKVKGITLVSDWTVNNTLFGLSYTNQSVEGRNATQGEYTTDNTIPKNTGLLYVGYKQPKFDIRSELEYVDDRHDGYYTDKVLDSYTLLNLTGNYYINPYLTISSRLNNLTDKDYETVYGYRQKGINSFISLTYQWF; encoded by the coding sequence ATGCGTTATACATGTCAGACATCACCACGTTTTATCAAAAAGCCATTTTTTAATATCCATCCAATGACGCAAAGCGTTTTGGTAATTATTGGCATGTCCATGACTGGTGTTAGCGCTCATGCAGCGACTAGCGAAGCTGCGAATGGCGAAGCTGAATCTACTTTGCCGAGCCTTACTTTTACTACTACGGCTACCAAAACGCCGACGCTTGTCAAGAATACCATCGCCCAAACCACCGTGATTGATGAAGAACAATTACAACGTTATCGCGGTCAAAGCGTACTGGATGTGCTACGAGGTAAGGCTGGATTCTATATCAAGCAAAATGGTGGCGATGGTACATTAAGTAACTTTAGTATTCGTGGCTTATCTGCCAAAAATGTTGCCGTGTTGATTGATGGTATTCGTTATACATCTTTGAGTAATGGGTATGCAGAGCTTGCTTTATTACCCGCTGATCAAATTGACCGTATTGAAGTTCTATATGGCGCAAGTGGTTCTAGCTTATATGGTGCTGATGCAACAGCTGGCGTGATTCAAATTTTTACCAAAGGTCAAAATGCCCAACAATCAAATATAGCCTTGACCTTGGGCACAGGTTCAGAGGACAGTTATAAAGGTCAATTAACGGGTCAATATGTTAATAATGGCACTACGATTAGTTTATCCACAGGTTATGATAAAACGAATGGGATTAATATCAGTAGTCCAAACAATTCATATGCCTCTTCGATTGATAGCGATAAGGATGGGTTTAATTCTAAAAATATTAGTTTTGTCGCTAAACATCGCTACAACGAGAATATTGAAGTTGGCATAACAGGAATGAAAGCCAAATCAAATTCTGACCTTGATGGTGGCAATTATCAAGATATCCATGCTGAACAAGAAAATGGCTCAGCTAATGGTTTTATTAATTATCAACAAGATAAATTTTCTGCCAGTCTTAAATACGGTGAAAGTATTGATGAATCAAAAAGTTATTTTTCAAGCACACCAAGCGAATTTAATACCAAACAAAAGCAAACCAATCTACAATTAGGCTATCAACTGCCTGTAGGTCAGATTATTGGTGGCGCAGAATATCTCAAACAAAACTTTGATGGCGATGCTAGTTATACTAATCATGACAGAAATACTAAAAGTGGTTTTCTTGGCTATCAAGTTTCGCAACCCAAATATGATGCGCAAGCAAATATTCGATATGATAAGAACACCCAATATGGTAATAAGACAACCTATAATTTAGGGGGTGCCTATCACGTATTGCCTAATACTCGTGTCGGCGCCTCTTACGCTACTGGCTTTAGAATGCCTAGCTTTAATGATTTATATGGACATTCAGAAGGCTATAGTTGGAAGGATGTCTATTATCCAGGCTATATTGGGAATGAAAATCTAAAAGCTGAAACGAGCAAAAATTGGGAAGCGTTTATTGAACACAGTAATGCCTACCAAACGACTCGCCTAACAGGTTTTCAATCAAAAATTGAAGATGGTATCATTCCTTTGACCTTAGCCTCAGGTGATAAAACTCGCACTAATCGTGCAGAAACAAAGGTTAAAGGTATTACTTTAGTATCAGATTGGACAGTGAATAATACCCTATTTGGTCTAAGCTATACCAACCAATCTGTTGAAGGTCGTAACGCAACCCAAGGTGAATATACAACAGATAATACGATTCCAAAAAACACAGGTTTGTTATATGTAGGTTATAAACAACCAAAATTTGATATCCGCAGTGAACTAGAATATGTAGATGATCGTCATGATGGTTATTATACTGATAAAGTACTAGACAGCTATACACTTCTAAACTTAACTGGTAATTATTACATCAACCCATATTTGACTATCAGCAGCCGACTTAACAATCTCACAGATAAAGATTATGAGACCGTTTATGGCTACCGCCAAAAAGGCATTAATTCCTTCATCTCACTAACCTACCAATGGTTCTAA
- a CDS encoding two-component system sensor histidine kinase NtrB — translation MTHPTFLPSLEPNQTLFEDMFNNLLSGLIVADSNYECVYINATAEQILSVSQHHLLHKNVIDILTPANYEKLLTQASEQSSTDDDVITHKKTKAQVKLALQNQFEHTKKMYQAFIHHDCTILGLSTQGIGAPLLVDYGVSPLETEAGFFYLIEIWAKDRESRIQQEQYQNHQHLITRQMIRSMAHEVKNPLAGILGASQLLEKNFNQIMKSDGIVRYINDTKAQKVANYLSIIMDETRRLNNLVTQLLGAPNLPNWQVINVHEPLQHVLTLAEIQNPNISLVRDFDLSLPEITADKDQLVQVFMNIVNNAIQALNENDIVSPIITVKTRIQHQQTIGDIRHKSVLRVDFIDNGLGIDSELLPQIFYPLVTGRANGTGLGLALAHDIIQRHQGQISVTSQPGETLFTIFLPWQIRQITK, via the coding sequence ATGACCCATCCTACTTTTTTACCTAGTCTCGAACCCAACCAGACCCTGTTTGAGGACATGTTCAACAACCTACTATCGGGGTTAATTGTCGCTGACAGCAACTATGAGTGCGTCTATATCAACGCGACGGCTGAGCAGATTTTGTCAGTCAGTCAGCACCATTTACTTCATAAAAATGTTATCGATATTTTAACCCCCGCAAATTATGAAAAATTACTAACGCAAGCCTCAGAGCAATCATCCACAGATGATGATGTGATAACCCATAAAAAAACCAAAGCACAGGTCAAATTGGCGCTGCAAAACCAATTTGAACATACCAAAAAAATGTACCAAGCCTTTATCCATCATGATTGCACCATTTTGGGGCTAAGCACCCAAGGGATTGGTGCACCATTATTGGTCGATTATGGGGTTTCCCCATTAGAAACCGAGGCGGGGTTTTTCTATTTGATTGAAATTTGGGCAAAAGATCGCGAAAGTCGTATTCAACAAGAACAATATCAAAATCACCAACATTTGATAACCCGTCAAATGATTCGCAGTATGGCACACGAAGTCAAAAACCCTTTAGCCGGTATCCTTGGGGCAAGTCAACTGCTTGAGAAGAATTTTAATCAAATCATGAAGTCTGATGGGATTGTGCGCTATATTAATGACACCAAGGCGCAAAAGGTCGCCAATTATCTCAGTATCATCATGGATGAGACCAGACGACTCAACAATTTGGTGACCCAATTGCTGGGCGCGCCAAATTTGCCCAACTGGCAAGTAATCAACGTGCATGAGCCCCTGCAGCATGTACTAACCTTGGCAGAGATACAAAACCCCAATATTAGTCTAGTCAGAGACTTTGATTTATCGTTGCCAGAAATCACCGCTGATAAAGACCAGCTGGTGCAAGTTTTTATGAATATCGTCAATAATGCGATACAAGCGCTCAATGAAAACGACATTGTGTCGCCTATCATCACGGTAAAAACCCGTATTCAGCACCAACAAACCATTGGCGATATACGACATAAAAGCGTCTTGCGCGTCGATTTTATTGATAATGGTTTGGGTATTGATAGTGAGTTGTTACCGCAAATTTTTTATCCTTTGGTCACAGGACGTGCCAATGGTACGGGTTTGGGACTGGCACTTGCTCATGACATTATTCAGCGCCATCAAGGTCAAATCAGTGTAACCTCTCAGCCAGGTGAAACCCTATTTACGATTTTTTTACCTTGGCAAATTCGGCAAATAACCAAATGA
- a CDS encoding sigma 54-interacting transcriptional regulator: MTYTNNKTPTTEPIVWVIDDDQALRMILEDTLTDSGFQVQTFGNAQSAWRLLQDSGQDSQAKNDNSASLPSVIVTDIRMPMMNGLDFSSKIKQAFAQIPVIIMTAHADVQSAVDSYQSGAFDYLPKPFELDDAIAMVKKACLQSQSNQTQKRSKAENYNDSLIRDAQQPPAQKVAVAPEKATTNPSGIIGQSIAMQKVFRAIGRLSHMPMTVLITGESGTGKELIASALHEHSPRKSKPFIALNMAAIPHDLIEAELFGHEKGAFTGATTTRQGRFEQAHGGTLFLDEIGDMPLPTQTRLLRVLANGEFYRVGGLKPIKVDVRIIAATHQNLETLVQQGKFREDLFYRLNVIRLALPSLRERREDIPLLIDFFMQNIAKSMHTHTKTITPSAMHILQSYPWQGNVRQLENTCRWLSVMTTGQTIQPSDLPPEILQAFELQDSKPVTTREPNTHTTHNYQPDTQLEAPASEHPSSLPAPSNSPSASANLNVHSSELPTPLSATTVIPTLHASQTGATADWITPLQIWAQQALAEGQYDILQTAYPMFEKCLLEVALAHTAQHKGQAADLLGWGRNTVTRKYQQLIEGRPVKPS; encoded by the coding sequence ATGACTTATACCAATAATAAAACGCCAACCACCGAGCCTATTGTTTGGGTCATCGATGACGACCAAGCGCTACGCATGATTTTGGAAGATACGCTGACAGATAGCGGGTTTCAAGTGCAAACCTTTGGCAATGCGCAATCGGCGTGGCGGCTGCTACAAGATAGTGGGCAAGACAGCCAAGCGAAGAATGACAATAGTGCCTCCTTGCCAAGCGTCATCGTCACCGATATTCGAATGCCCATGATGAACGGATTGGACTTTAGCAGTAAAATCAAACAAGCCTTTGCACAAATTCCTGTCATCATCATGACCGCGCATGCCGATGTGCAGTCTGCAGTGGATAGCTATCAATCAGGCGCGTTTGATTACTTACCCAAGCCGTTTGAGTTGGATGATGCCATTGCCATGGTGAAAAAAGCTTGCCTGCAAAGCCAGTCAAACCAAACACAAAAGCGCAGTAAGGCTGAGAACTACAACGACTCTCTGATTCGCGATGCACAGCAGCCGCCAGCGCAAAAAGTAGCAGTCGCGCCAGAAAAAGCCACCACCAACCCATCGGGCATCATCGGGCAATCGATTGCCATGCAAAAAGTATTTCGTGCGATTGGTCGCTTGTCGCATATGCCGATGACAGTACTCATCACAGGCGAATCGGGTACGGGTAAAGAGCTGATTGCCAGTGCCTTACACGAACATTCGCCACGCAAATCCAAACCATTTATCGCGCTCAATATGGCGGCGATTCCGCATGATTTGATTGAAGCTGAACTATTTGGTCATGAAAAAGGCGCGTTTACGGGTGCGACTACCACGCGCCAAGGGCGTTTTGAGCAGGCGCATGGCGGCACTTTATTTTTGGATGAAATCGGCGACATGCCTTTACCGACCCAAACGCGTTTGCTGCGCGTCTTAGCAAATGGTGAGTTTTACCGTGTCGGTGGGCTCAAACCCATTAAAGTCGACGTACGTATCATCGCAGCGACCCATCAAAACCTAGAAACTCTGGTGCAGCAAGGCAAGTTTCGTGAAGATTTGTTTTATCGGCTCAATGTCATTCGACTGGCGCTACCTTCCCTACGTGAGCGCCGCGAAGACATTCCGCTGTTAATCGATTTTTTTATGCAAAATATCGCCAAAAGCATGCATACCCACACCAAAACCATCACGCCGTCTGCGATGCATATTTTGCAAAGCTATCCTTGGCAAGGTAACGTGCGTCAACTTGAAAATACCTGCCGCTGGCTCAGTGTGATGACAACAGGGCAAACCATTCAGCCGAGTGATTTGCCACCCGAGATTTTACAAGCGTTTGAATTACAAGATAGCAAGCCTGTAACTACGCGTGAGCCCAATACACATACGACACATAACTATCAGCCCGACACTCAGCTTGAGGCACCTGCTAGCGAACATCCGTCATCTTTGCCAGCTCCGAGTAACAGCCCCAGTGCTAGTGCTAATCTGAATGTCCATTCGAGTGAGCTGCCAACGCCTTTATCCGCTACGACGGTCATACCGACCTTGCACGCCTCACAAACTGGCGCAACCGCAGATTGGATCACGCCACTGCAAATTTGGGCACAACAAGCATTGGCTGAAGGACAGTATGACATATTGCAAACCGCTTATCCGATGTTTGAGAAATGTTTGCTTGAAGTGGCACTCGCCCATACTGCTCAACATAAAGGACAAGCGGCTGACCTACTGGGTTGGGGGCGCAATACTGTGACCCGAAAATACCAGCAGTTGATTGAAGGCAGACCCGTTAAGCCATCATGA
- a CDS encoding serine/threonine-protein kinase — translation MIETRSTHPALVIIKNGCQSLVTDLQPLSPSNPLNHTELWYGVWHSTHSPPTAVVVKQLLPHFNATNLAHFEQEINALHHCQSLAIDSTHATSGIPTLYASNLLPDTLIFDQQQPQQSVSPCLVMSYHPGETLKSLLYAHAKLPILSLPQKMTIFLHSCQVVNRLHQFGLMHLDLKPANFIVKPNLEVVLIDFGLSDFSFSDIGFSDFGLNDAMGKNASLNCKNYTAGTPAYMSPEQFTGQPVDKFSDYYSLGVVWYELLMRCLPFMADDYPGWAIAHCQQPVPFLCPNPQLSEFACQACQPFIDKLLAKRVENRINDLANIINALKILLNQ, via the coding sequence ATGATTGAGACAAGGTCAACTCACCCAGCACTGGTTATCATAAAAAATGGCTGTCAGTCGCTCGTTACTGACTTACAGCCACTATCACCTTCAAATCCACTCAACCATACCGAGCTTTGGTATGGGGTATGGCATTCAACTCACTCCCCGCCTACTGCCGTTGTCGTTAAACAATTACTACCTCACTTTAATGCAACCAATCTCGCCCATTTTGAGCAGGAAATTAACGCCCTTCATCATTGCCAAAGCCTAGCGATTGACAGTACCCATGCGACAAGCGGCATTCCCACGCTGTATGCTTCAAACCTTCTACCTGATACCCTCATCTTTGACCAACAGCAGCCGCAGCAATCTGTTAGTCCCTGTCTAGTCATGTCGTATCATCCAGGCGAGACGTTAAAATCCTTGCTGTATGCACATGCTAAATTGCCAATACTCAGTCTTCCGCAAAAAATGACCATTTTTTTACATAGTTGCCAAGTGGTCAACCGTTTACATCAATTTGGGCTGATGCATTTGGATCTCAAACCCGCCAACTTTATTGTAAAACCCAATCTTGAAGTGGTGTTAATTGATTTTGGTCTGAGTGATTTTAGTTTTAGTGATATTGGTTTCAGTGATTTTGGTCTTAACGATGCTATGGGAAAAAATGCCTCACTCAACTGCAAAAATTACACCGCTGGTACGCCTGCCTACATGAGTCCTGAGCAATTCACAGGACAGCCTGTTGATAAGTTTAGCGACTACTATAGCTTGGGGGTGGTATGGTACGAATTATTAATGAGGTGTCTGCCTTTTATGGCAGATGATTATCCTGGTTGGGCAATCGCGCATTGCCAACAGCCCGTGCCTTTTTTATGCCCAAATCCTCAGCTATCAGAATTTGCTTGCCAAGCTTGCCAGCCTTTTATCGACAAGCTGCTGGCAAAACGCGTGGAAAATCGTATTAATGACTTGGCAAATATTATCAATGCGCTAAAAATTTTACTTAACCAATAA